The Fusobacterium perfoetens genome has a segment encoding these proteins:
- a CDS encoding DsrE family protein, which yields MNKIVNILLHIDEEEKWAMTCKNAENLLKMGEIGNYTVNIEIVANGTAVKSLAAGSINILRVKEALEALSNKGVYIYCCSNSLTALSIDPSLVFSFVKTVPSGIFHIALRHNDGFAYIKP from the coding sequence ATGAATAAAATAGTAAATATCCTGTTACATATTGATGAAGAAGAAAAATGGGCAATGACTTGCAAGAATGCAGAGAATCTTTTAAAAATGGGAGAAATTGGTAACTATACTGTAAACATAGAAATAGTTGCAAATGGTACTGCTGTTAAAAGTCTTGCTGCAGGAAGCATAAATATTTTAAGAGTCAAAGAAGCTCTTGAAGCTCTGAGCAACAAAGGTGTGTATATTTACTGCTGTTCAAATTCATTAACTGCACTTAGTATAGATCCTTCACTTGTGTTCTCATTTGTGAAAACTGTTCCTTCAGGAATTTTCCACATTGCTTTAAGACACAATGACGGTTTTGCATATATCAAGCCGTAA
- the rplI gene encoding 50S ribosomal protein L9, with translation MAKIQVILTQDVAGQGRKGDLITVSDGYAKNFILNKNKGIIATAEALQKIENDKKKEAKRNEDEKNKAIILKNQLEKEKLVLTVKVGDNGKLFGAITNKEIAAEMEKSFGLKIDKKKIECSIKSLGEHKVTVKLHQDVKAEITVITKE, from the coding sequence ATGGCAAAAATACAAGTAATTTTAACACAAGATGTAGCAGGACAAGGAAGAAAAGGAGATTTAATAACTGTATCAGACGGTTATGCAAAAAACTTTATTCTTAATAAAAATAAAGGGATAATTGCTACAGCTGAAGCTTTACAAAAAATAGAAAATGATAAGAAAAAAGAAGCTAAAAGAAATGAAGATGAAAAAAATAAAGCTATAATCCTTAAAAATCAGTTAGAAAAAGAAAAATTAGTTTTAACTGTTAAAGTAGGAGATAACGGAAAATTATTTGGAGCAATAACTAATAAAGAAATTGCTGCTGAAATGGAAAAATCTTTTGGACTTAAAATAGATAAGAAAAAAATAGAATGCAGTATAAAATCACTTGGTGAACATAAAGTAACAGTTAAACTTCATCAAGATGTAAAAGCCGAAATTACTGTTATAACAAAAGAGTAG
- a CDS encoding peptidase U32 family protein: MKKVELLAPAGNIEKMEMAFHYGADAVFLGGKMFNLRAGSNNFSDEELTKTVEYAHSLGKKVYVTLNVIPHNEELDDLPEYVKFLESIKVDGVIVADLGVFQIVKENSNLSISVSTQASNTNWRSVKMWKDMGARRVVLAREISLEDIKTIREKVPDIELEVFIHGAMCMSISGRCLLSNYMTGRDANRGDCAQSCRWRYSLMEEKRPGEYMPVFEDEHGTFIFSSKDLCTIKMIDQILDLGVDSLKIEGRMKGIYYVANSVKAYREAIDKYYEGNFKFEEKWLRELESTSHRLYTEGFYHGRPGAEAQNYNDRNSYSQTHQLVAKVIEKISDDEYILAIRNRVEAGEELEVVTPKYDPRKIVLPKMILLGRNGHEEEVLAANPNSTVRVVMPGADMEVLDMIRKVKEENPGVEVK; the protein is encoded by the coding sequence ATGAAAAAAGTAGAATTATTAGCACCAGCAGGTAATATAGAAAAAATGGAAATGGCTTTTCACTATGGAGCTGATGCAGTTTTCTTAGGAGGAAAGATGTTCAACCTTAGAGCAGGAAGTAACAACTTTTCTGACGAAGAATTAACAAAAACAGTGGAGTATGCTCACTCACTTGGAAAAAAAGTATATGTTACACTTAATGTAATACCTCACAATGAGGAACTAGATGACCTTCCAGAATATGTTAAGTTTCTTGAAAGTATAAAAGTTGACGGAGTTATTGTTGCAGACCTTGGAGTTTTCCAAATAGTAAAAGAAAACTCAAATCTTTCTATCAGTGTAAGTACACAGGCAAGTAATACAAACTGGCGTTCAGTAAAAATGTGGAAAGATATGGGAGCAAGAAGAGTTGTTCTTGCAAGAGAAATTTCTCTTGAAGATATAAAAACAATAAGAGAAAAAGTACCTGATATAGAACTTGAAGTATTTATACATGGAGCTATGTGTATGTCAATTTCTGGAAGATGTCTTTTAAGTAACTATATGACAGGAAGAGATGCTAACAGAGGAGACTGTGCACAGTCATGCAGATGGAGATATTCTCTTATGGAAGAAAAAAGACCAGGAGAATATATGCCTGTATTTGAAGATGAGCATGGAACATTTATTTTCAGTTCAAAAGATTTATGTACAATAAAAATGATAGACCAAATTCTTGATTTAGGTGTAGATTCACTTAAAATAGAAGGAAGAATGAAAGGTATCTATTATGTTGCTAACAGTGTAAAAGCATATAGAGAAGCTATTGATAAATACTATGAAGGAAACTTTAAATTTGAAGAAAAATGGCTTAGAGAACTTGAGTCAACTTCACACAGACTTTATACAGAAGGATTCTATCATGGAAGACCTGGAGCAGAAGCTCAAAATTATAATGACAGAAATTCTTACAGCCAAACACATCAGCTTGTTGCAAAAGTTATAGAAAAAATTTCTGATGATGAATATATTCTTGCTATAAGAAACAGAGTTGAAGCTGGAGAAGAACTTGAAGTAGTAACTCCTAAATATGATCCTAGAAAAATAGTTCTTCCTAAAATGATTCTTCTTGGAAGAAATGGTCATGAAGAGGAAGTACTTGCTGCAAATCCTAATTCAACAGTAAGAGTTGTAATGCCAGGAGCAGACATGGAAGTTCTTGATATGATAAGAAAAGTTAAAGAAGAAAATCCTGGAGTAGAAGTTAAATAA
- a CDS encoding aromatic acid exporter family protein gives MLSYFDHRVIKTAFGTFFAIYAAQVLGIKYGVTAGIVAIISIQATKKESVKIAVERFFASLVGLFIAAVFFYFFGYSPLVFGAFVLVFMPVCLKFNLFQGFLATVVLATHILAEKQLSFSILLNEVEILVLGAATAVVLNLYMPDVTQKLENTHQEVNRLMKKLLNYMGDELITGAIFIDEDETFKELKRQLNIGRDLAFNDYNNAFFYASRYQIELFNMKREQYKVLVRMRRHFYRFYLSSEHTYIIADFTSEVSDSIGVDLIYKKALKDLETVKETFRNMPLPQTRGEFENRAVLYQFLNDVEEFLEIKEEFLKRYTLKGEKKVYIEKSVTEK, from the coding sequence ATGCTTAGTTATTTTGACCATAGAGTTATAAAGACGGCTTTCGGAACTTTTTTTGCAATCTATGCTGCACAGGTTTTAGGTATAAAATACGGGGTTACAGCAGGAATTGTTGCGATAATAAGTATACAAGCAACCAAAAAAGAATCTGTAAAAATAGCCGTAGAAAGATTTTTTGCTTCTCTTGTAGGGCTTTTTATAGCAGCAGTATTTTTTTACTTTTTTGGTTACAGCCCTTTAGTATTTGGAGCTTTTGTTCTTGTCTTTATGCCTGTGTGCTTAAAATTTAATCTGTTTCAAGGATTTTTGGCAACAGTAGTTCTTGCAACTCATATTCTAGCAGAAAAGCAGCTGTCTTTTTCAATTCTTTTAAATGAGGTTGAAATTCTTGTTCTTGGGGCAGCTACTGCTGTGGTTCTTAATCTTTATATGCCTGATGTAACTCAGAAGTTAGAGAATACTCATCAGGAAGTAAACAGACTTATGAAAAAACTTTTAAATTACATGGGAGATGAACTTATTACAGGAGCTATTTTCATTGATGAAGATGAAACTTTTAAAGAACTTAAAAGACAGCTTAATATAGGAAGAGATTTGGCATTTAATGATTATAATAATGCTTTTTTCTATGCTTCAAGATATCAGATAGAACTTTTCAATATGAAGAGAGAACAATATAAAGTTCTTGTGAGAATGAGAAGACATTTTTACAGATTTTATCTTAGCAGTGAGCACACTTACATAATAGCTGATTTTACAAGTGAAGTTTCAGATTCAATAGGGGTGGATTTAATTTATAAAAAGGCTCTTAAAGATTTAGAGACTGTAAAAGAAACATTTAGAAATATGCCCCTTCCTCAAACTAGAGGAGAATTTGAAAACAGAGCTGTACTTTATCAGTTTTTAAATGATGTGGAAGAGTTTCTGGAAATAAAAGAGGAATTTTTAAAGAGATATACTCTAAAAGGAGAGAAAAAAGTATATATAGAAAAATCTGTAACAGAAAAATAA
- a CDS encoding radical SAM protein, with amino-acid sequence MGIRYNKITEKHQREIVLLKSFPCKYGKCSFCNYIEDNSLNEKEIDSVNFEVLKEITGEYGVLEVINSGSVFELTSGTLAEIKKIVKEKNIKTLYFEIYYGYIKRLDEIRKYFEGTEIRFRMGMETFDDDFRINVYNKNFRTDEETLKLMSKELYSVCLLVCTQGQTKEMIEKDIEKGLKYFKNITINIFIDNGTKVKRDGDLVKWFVNKYSYLMNDDRVELLIDNKDLGVFEQ; translated from the coding sequence ATGGGAATAAGATACAATAAAATCACTGAAAAACATCAGCGTGAAATAGTTCTTTTAAAAAGTTTTCCATGCAAATATGGAAAATGCAGTTTCTGTAATTATATAGAAGATAACTCTTTAAATGAAAAAGAAATAGATTCTGTAAATTTTGAAGTTTTAAAAGAAATTACTGGAGAATATGGAGTTCTTGAAGTTATAAATTCAGGTTCTGTGTTTGAGCTTACTTCAGGTACTCTGGCTGAAATAAAAAAAATTGTAAAAGAAAAAAATATAAAAACTCTTTATTTTGAAATTTATTATGGATATATAAAGAGACTTGATGAAATAAGAAAATATTTTGAAGGGACTGAAATAAGATTCAGAATGGGAATGGAAACATTTGATGATGATTTCAGAATAAATGTATATAATAAAAACTTTCGTACTGATGAAGAAACTCTTAAGCTTATGAGTAAAGAACTTTATTCTGTATGTCTTCTTGTATGTACACAAGGACAGACAAAAGAAATGATTGAAAAAGATATTGAAAAAGGGCTTAAATACTTTAAAAATATAACTATAAATATTTTTATAGACAATGGTACAAAAGTAAAAAGGGATGGAGACCTTGTAAAATGGTTTGTAAATAAATATTCATATCTTATGAATGATGATAGGGTTGAACTTTTAATAGATAATAAAGATTTAGGAGTGTTTGAACAATGA
- a CDS encoding tetratricopeptide repeat protein has product MEDELFMREKIDTLFDNKEFEEGVKILKELESMGDDSSWILCNIGWGLGRLAKHEEALEYLRRVEAREEDDEEGWLYSEIGWNLGLLGKPKEAIFYLKTAKAGGRNDIWINSEIGWNLGKLEKYEEAIFFLKQAEAMGRDDYWISCELGWDLENTEKYHEALKYFNVAKALKGGDIWLDSQIAWVYGKIEKHTEALELLRDLKSRGRDDAWLNSQIAWNYGKLGNHEKALKILLSVYESGRNDIWINNEIAWNYGRNGEHEKAINYLKQSESMGADDSWVKTEMGWNLGRAEKYEEAIKYLEEAFKLKENDSWILTEIGWNLGKLKKHEEAIEILIKSATMENGSDDEWVNNEIGWNYEQLDKYDEALKYFEKSMTLAEPTSWVYSQIGYCYGHHSKPDFEKAIEILLKAKKMGRNDSWINGEIGWNYGRLKKYKEAVKYLLIAAKIDGDNVSVWLNREIGWNYGRMNKPKNALKYLLAAEKLEPSDDWLVTEIGWNYNKLDKYKKALEYLFKAIKLGRNDDWIYSEIGWTYGSLNDFDKALEYLFIAERLGRKDEWIYSEIAWSYKGKEDYKKALKYFLKSEELGKDSSWFYENTAECYEALKNYEKALEYYEKALNVEEESTELEEKIKSVKKLIKGKKK; this is encoded by the coding sequence ATGGAAGACGAATTATTTATGAGGGAAAAAATAGATACCCTTTTTGATAATAAAGAATTTGAAGAAGGTGTAAAAATTCTTAAAGAACTTGAAAGTATGGGAGATGACAGCTCATGGATTCTATGTAATATAGGATGGGGGCTTGGAAGACTTGCTAAGCACGAAGAGGCTCTTGAATATTTAAGAAGGGTTGAAGCAAGAGAAGAAGATGATGAAGAGGGATGGCTTTATTCTGAAATCGGATGGAACCTTGGACTTCTTGGAAAACCAAAAGAAGCTATTTTCTATCTTAAAACTGCAAAAGCTGGAGGAAGAAACGATATTTGGATTAATTCTGAAATCGGATGGAACCTTGGAAAACTTGAAAAATATGAAGAGGCTATTTTCTTCTTAAAGCAAGCTGAAGCCATGGGAAGAGATGATTATTGGATTAGCTGTGAACTTGGATGGGACTTAGAAAATACTGAAAAGTATCATGAAGCCCTTAAATATTTCAATGTTGCAAAAGCCCTTAAAGGTGGAGACATCTGGCTTGATTCTCAAATAGCATGGGTATATGGAAAAATTGAAAAACATACTGAAGCTCTTGAACTTCTTAGAGATTTAAAATCAAGAGGAAGAGATGATGCTTGGCTTAATTCTCAGATAGCATGGAACTATGGAAAACTTGGAAATCATGAAAAGGCTTTAAAAATTCTTTTAAGTGTCTATGAAAGTGGAAGAAATGATATTTGGATTAACAATGAAATAGCATGGAACTATGGAAGAAATGGAGAACATGAAAAAGCCATAAACTATCTTAAGCAATCTGAAAGCATGGGAGCAGACGACAGCTGGGTAAAAACAGAAATGGGATGGAACTTAGGAAGAGCTGAAAAATATGAAGAAGCTATTAAATATCTTGAAGAAGCTTTTAAATTAAAAGAAAATGACAGCTGGATTCTTACTGAAATTGGATGGAATCTTGGAAAACTTAAAAAGCATGAAGAAGCTATTGAAATTCTTATTAAATCTGCAACTATGGAAAATGGTTCTGATGACGAATGGGTTAACAATGAAATTGGTTGGAACTATGAACAATTAGATAAATATGATGAGGCTCTTAAATATTTTGAAAAATCTATGACTCTTGCAGAACCTACTTCATGGGTTTATTCTCAGATAGGTTATTGTTATGGACATCATAGCAAGCCTGATTTTGAAAAAGCCATTGAAATACTTCTTAAAGCTAAAAAAATGGGAAGAAATGATTCATGGATTAATGGAGAAATTGGATGGAACTATGGAAGATTAAAAAAATATAAAGAAGCTGTAAAATATCTTCTGATTGCTGCTAAAATAGATGGAGACAATGTTTCTGTATGGCTTAACAGAGAAATCGGATGGAACTATGGAAGAATGAATAAGCCAAAAAATGCCCTTAAATATCTTTTAGCTGCTGAAAAGCTTGAACCATCTGATGACTGGCTGGTTACTGAAATTGGTTGGAACTATAATAAACTTGATAAATATAAAAAAGCTCTTGAATATCTTTTTAAAGCAATAAAACTTGGAAGAAATGATGACTGGATTTACTCTGAGATAGGGTGGACATATGGTTCTTTAAATGACTTTGACAAAGCCCTTGAATATCTTTTCATTGCTGAAAGACTTGGAAGAAAAGACGAGTGGATTTATTCTGAAATAGCATGGAGTTACAAAGGAAAAGAAGACTATAAAAAGGCTCTTAAATATTTTCTAAAATCTGAAGAACTTGGAAAAGATTCAAGTTGGTTTTATGAAAATACTGCCGAATGCTATGAAGCTTTAAAAAATTATGAAAAAGCTTTAGAGTATTATGAAAAAGCTCTTAATGTTGAAGAGGAAAGTACTGAACTTGAAGAAAAAATAAAATCAGTTAAAAAGCTAATAAAAGGAAAAAAGAAATAG
- the dnaB gene encoding replicative DNA helicase, producing MEGVENLKRVPSSMEAEKSVLGGIFLKPDCFGDIIEIISPNDFYKVGHKYIFEAMTECYNTGETIDPIVVMNKLKKMNKFDEIGGESMLYDVIGGVVTAAHIDVHAKIIKEKSILRRLGDVGTKIVEMSYDGYEDVDTILDKAEGLIFKISENKESKDVISIKDAMTEEFMRLEEVFNNKGAATGISSGFANFDEKTSGFNPSDLVILAARPSMGKTAFALNLALNAAMKGGKSVLIFSLEMSSSQLLQRLLAVQSGIGLQKIRNGFLEEEEWGRLGIASGQLAESHINIADVPNVNVLEIRAMARRLKAMNKLDMIVIDYLQLIKGTGRGDNRQQEISDISRSLKGIARELNIPIIALSQLSRAPEQRADRRPMLSDLRESGAIEQDADMVVFLYRDDYYNEESDERGITEVIIGKQRNGPVGTVKLRFFHEITKFADYTTKVE from the coding sequence ATGGAAGGTGTGGAAAATCTTAAGAGAGTTCCAAGCAGCATGGAGGCAGAGAAATCTGTTCTCGGAGGTATTTTTCTTAAGCCTGACTGTTTTGGAGATATTATTGAGATAATATCTCCAAATGATTTTTATAAGGTAGGACATAAATATATTTTTGAAGCTATGACAGAATGCTATAACACTGGTGAAACAATAGATCCCATTGTTGTTATGAACAAACTTAAAAAGATGAATAAGTTTGATGAAATAGGCGGAGAGTCTATGCTTTATGATGTTATAGGAGGAGTTGTTACAGCTGCTCATATTGATGTTCATGCTAAAATCATTAAGGAAAAGTCTATTTTAAGAAGGCTTGGAGATGTGGGAACAAAAATAGTTGAAATGTCTTATGATGGATATGAAGATGTAGATACAATCTTAGATAAGGCAGAGGGACTTATTTTTAAAATTTCTGAAAATAAAGAATCTAAAGATGTAATAAGTATAAAAGATGCTATGACTGAAGAGTTTATGAGACTGGAAGAAGTCTTTAACAATAAAGGAGCAGCTACTGGAATTTCATCAGGATTTGCAAATTTTGATGAAAAAACAAGTGGATTTAATCCTTCAGATCTTGTAATTCTTGCAGCAAGACCTTCAATGGGAAAAACTGCTTTTGCTCTTAACCTTGCTCTTAATGCAGCAATGAAAGGGGGAAAATCAGTTCTTATATTCAGTCTTGAGATGTCAAGCTCACAGCTTTTACAAAGACTTTTAGCTGTTCAGTCAGGGATAGGACTTCAGAAAATAAGAAATGGTTTCCTTGAAGAAGAAGAATGGGGAAGACTTGGTATAGCAAGTGGACAGCTTGCAGAATCTCATATAAATATAGCAGATGTCCCTAATGTTAATGTTCTTGAAATAAGAGCAATGGCAAGAAGACTTAAAGCTATGAATAAACTTGATATGATTGTAATAGACTATCTTCAGCTTATAAAAGGAACAGGAAGAGGAGACAACAGACAGCAGGAAATATCTGATATTTCAAGATCACTTAAAGGGATAGCAAGAGAACTTAATATTCCTATAATTGCTCTTTCACAGCTTTCCAGAGCACCTGAACAGAGAGCAGACAGAAGACCAATGCTTTCAGACTTAAGAGAATCAGGAGCGATTGAGCAGGACGCAGACATGGTTGTATTCCTTTATAGAGATGACTATTATAATGAAGAAAGTGATGAAAGAGGAATCACAGAAGTAATTATTGGTAAGCAGAGAAATGGACCTGTAGGTACTGTAAAGCTTAGATTCTTCCATGAAATTACAAAATTTGCAGATTACACAACAAAAGTGGAATAA
- a CDS encoding flavodoxin family protein — protein MKVLMVNGSSRQCCTFTALSEIGKVLEKEGIEWEIFNIGGEPLRDCIGCGGCKNLDGACVFNDDAVNEFLKKAREADGYIFGSPVYFAHPSGRIISFLDRAFVAGKKIFTHKPAACITSARRGGTTASYDVLNKYLGICQMPVVSSSYWNMVHGNTPEEVLKDEEGMQTMKNLGKNMAWLLKCIEFGKKNGINAPENITTVRTNFIK, from the coding sequence ATGAAGGTTTTAATGGTAAATGGAAGTTCTCGTCAATGTTGCACTTTTACAGCTCTTTCTGAAATAGGAAAAGTTTTGGAAAAGGAAGGAATAGAGTGGGAAATATTTAATATTGGAGGAGAACCTTTAAGAGATTGCATAGGTTGTGGAGGTTGTAAAAATTTAGATGGTGCTTGTGTATTTAATGATGATGCAGTAAATGAATTCTTGAAAAAGGCTCGTGAAGCAGATGGATATATTTTTGGAAGCCCTGTTTATTTTGCTCATCCAAGTGGTAGAATTATATCTTTCCTTGATAGAGCCTTTGTAGCAGGTAAAAAAATATTTACTCATAAGCCTGCTGCTTGTATAACTTCAGCGAGAAGAGGAGGAACTACAGCTTCTTATGATGTTTTAAATAAATATCTTGGAATTTGTCAAATGCCTGTAGTATCTTCATCATATTGGAATATGGTTCATGGAAATACTCCTGAAGAAGTATTAAAAGATGAAGAAGGAATGCAGACAATGAAAAATCTTGGAAAAAATATGGCATGGCTTTTAAAATGTATTGAGTTTGGAAAGAAAAACGGAATAAATGCACCAGAAAATATAACAACAGTAAGAACTAATTTTATAAAATAA
- a CDS encoding queuosine precursor transporter, with protein sequence MMKNEILWFCMLIANFLFILFAYKKFGKIGLYTWIPISTILANIQVVLLVDLFGFGTTLGNILYAGGFLVTDILAENYGKKHAQKAVYLGFFSLIVMTAIMQIAVSFIPSNIEEGIVMFEGVKRIFDFMPRLVVASLISYLVSQSHDIWAYEFWRKKYSAPKHIWIRNNASTMISQLIDNSLFTLIAFWGVYPKEVLVEIFLTTYIMKFIVAVCDTPFVYAAHFLKKKNLIEETD encoded by the coding sequence ATGATGAAAAATGAGATTTTATGGTTTTGTATGCTTATAGCAAACTTTTTATTTATACTTTTTGCATATAAAAAGTTTGGAAAAATAGGACTTTATACATGGATTCCTATTTCCACTATTCTTGCAAATATTCAGGTAGTTCTTCTTGTAGACCTTTTTGGATTTGGAACTACCCTTGGAAATATTCTTTATGCTGGAGGATTTCTTGTTACTGATATTCTTGCTGAAAACTATGGTAAAAAGCATGCTCAGAAAGCTGTCTACCTTGGGTTTTTCTCTCTTATAGTCATGACTGCAATAATGCAGATTGCTGTATCTTTTATTCCATCAAACATAGAAGAAGGAATTGTTATGTTTGAAGGTGTTAAAAGAATATTTGACTTTATGCCAAGACTTGTAGTTGCTTCTCTTATTTCATATCTTGTGTCACAGTCACATGACATATGGGCTTATGAATTTTGGAGAAAAAAATATTCAGCTCCTAAACATATATGGATTAGAAATAATGCAAGTACAATGATAAGTCAGCTTATAGATAATTCTCTTTTCACACTTATAGCTTTCTGGGGAGTTTATCCTAAAGAAGTTCTTGTTGAAATATTCCTTACTACATATATTATGAAGTTTATAGTAGCTGTATGTGATACACCTTTTGTATATGCAGCTCACTTCCTTAAAAAGAAAAATCTTATTGAAGAAACTGATTAA